TCCTTTTAGATGCTTTACAACAAGTTCACTATCCATATAGCAATCTACCTCTTTATCAGTCAATACATAAGCAGCAGACTCTAGAGCAGATATTAAAGCTACATACTCGGCTTGATTGTTAGTTTTTATCCCTATATACTCAGAATATCTTTTCAAGATTTTTCCATCCTCATTAAAAATCATAAAGGCTATTGCTGTAGGTCCTGGATTACCCCTTGAAGCACCGTCAGAATACACTTTTATCTTCATCTCTAGAAATGTTAAACTACAATCATTCTCTTTATATTAATTATAAACTTGAATAGTTTTAACTATAAAACAGAGTAATGTCAGCAGAATAATCATTTAGTTTTTTAAGGTAATAAGTAGATAATACTGCTATAAATTAAAATTAAGCCATCTTCAACATGGACTTAAGCAGATCTCTATATTCGATTTTTTCCAAAGTACCGCCAGGTTCAGGTATCTCATATAGTAAAGGAACTGCTTGTTTAGTCCTCATAGCTGTAAGCTTATTGCGAATAGGTTTACCTATATCATCACTGACCAAGATCAAGCCTACCTCTTTGTTTTGCATCATCTTCGTGATCTCCTTTAAGGCTTCTTCAGAAGTTTTGACCTCAACTCCTGTCACGCCAGCCAGTCTGAAGCCTACTACGAAGCTCCTCTTGCCTACAGCTACTATACGCATTCTTACCCATCGATTGGTTTACGTAATAATTTATAAGCCTTCTTCCAAAAAAGGTAAGTCCGTAGAATTAAGTCCTTTGATCAATTGTGCTGATTATTCGCCAAGTAAGGTCTTTAAAACCATGTCTACTGCTTGATCGTATACCTCTCCTATCTTAGATTTTAGATTTTTTATTTCTTCGTCAGCTCTAGACAAGATTTTTTCTGCCTCCTTCTCAGCCTCAACTTTTACGCTAGCTAGATCCTCCTCTGCCTTCTTCTTAGCCTCTTCTATAATTTCACTTTTTACCTTTACAGCCTCTTTTTGTGCAAAAATTGATAATTCTTTTTTTGTCTCTCCAACTTTTGCCTTTGTCTTGTCTAACTCATTTTCCATTTCATATATTGGTATCATTATATCTTCAATTCTCGGAGTTGTCTGTTCGCTCAAAACCACCTCTGAGTTCAACATAATAGGTTATTAAATTTTGTTAATTTTATAAAGAGAGGCTATAAAATAAAATTAAACTAAATGAGCATTTTAGCATGGTTTAACCCTTTCAATAAGAACTGATACTGATGAATTCATCATAGAACAATAAATCCTACAAAGTCCCAAGATTGTTTTATATTTAATTAAATGATTTGCTTCAATCAGAAGTAAATTCTCACTATTCATTTGTTTATATGAGGTAATAACTTAAGTCATTTAAATAATAGCTTTAATAACATATCAGTTCCATAGGTATGGTTGGAAATTTTTGGTAGGAAAGCGAATCAAACTATCTAAGACAGAGACAATCATACTCTATTCTCTCTTCTATCGAGGGGGTAGGGCAAAGATGTCTCGCTTGATGGCAGATACTAACTTGTGTACTGCTATGTTCTACAACTATGCTGATTTACTTGTTGAAAAAGGGCTTATCGAAAAGGGCGAACTGAAGTCTGCCGAACCTACTGATGAACTTTTATTTACTGAATACCGATTAACTCCAAAAGGTAAGCGGAAGATTAAGAGGATAATAAAGAGACATACACCAAATATTATTCTTAGTATGATTAGTCCACAGCAAAGTTGATAATCTTAACATCACTATGAAAAAATTAAAAAGAGGGTGTAAAGGAATATTAAACTACACTTAGTGTAGAGTGAGGAACAATGCGTGGAAAAAATTACAGGGATATAAAAGGGCATGCTTATGTAAGAAGAGAGTTCATATCAAGCATCCCAAGGAATAAGATAGTCAAATTCAATATGGGCACCTTTAGTCAAGATTATAATTTAAAACTTGAATTAAGAGCGAAGGAGAGGGCTCAGATAAGGCATAATGCCCTTGAAGCTGCAAGGATAGCTGCGAACAAGAAGTTATCGAATATAGTTGGCGAAAGCTACCACTTTCAAATCAAGGTTTATCCTCACGTTGTTTTAAGAGAGAATAAGATGTTAGCCATGGCAGGTGCAGATAGGCTTCAAGAGGGCATGAGAAGGGCTTTTGGAAAACCGGTAGGTTTAGCTGCAAGGGTGGAGATCGATAGTGTTATTTTAGAAGTGAATTCAAAAATTGAGTATCTAAAGGATGCAAAAGAGGCTCTTAAGGTAGCAGCAAGCAAACTACCGATCCCAACTTATATAAAACAAGTTCTTTTGAAACAATCAAAAAAAGTGGTTAAAGAGAGTTAAAAATCTGATTAAACTTATTTTATCTAAACATCAATAAATTAAATGAATAATGTTCGTTAACATTAAAATTACAAATTTTTAAGTGGTTTATATGATATGGATTGATGAAGATAAGATAGTCTCAGAAATCGAAAAAATGAAACCGAAGATTGTTGCATTTAACGCACCCAATGGCCTTTTGATGAAAATAGAAGAATTAGCATCAAAGATTCAAGGGTTATTTAATTTACAAATTATAACATTTGCCGATCCATGCTATGGTATATGTGATACCGTCGATAATGAAGTCGAAAAGTTAGGTGTTGATATAGTATTTCACATAGGTCATAATGTTGCCATAGATAAAATAGGCAAAAAGACGATATTAATAGACGCACTGGATGATATAAAATTCGATGAAGTCTTGAAAGCTTCCATAACGACTCTTATGAACTATAAAAAGATAGGGTTATGTACAATCAGTCAACATATTCATCAGATTGAAATAGCTCGATCGTTTTTACAAAAAAAAAATCTTGAAGTAATCGTAGGTAAAAGAAAGGGATTTATGAAGGATGGACAAGTCTTAGGGTGCGATTTCTCTACAGCTTTTAATATTAGAAAAAGTGTTAATGCCTTTGCCTTCCTTGGTCAGAGTGTATTCCATGCGTTAGGGATAGCTTTGTCTACAGGCAAACCCACATTCATGCTAGACCCATATTATAGAGAGGTTTCAGATATAACTCCGTTAGCTGTAAAGATGTCTAATAAAGCGATACTTACATTATACAAAGCCTTAGATGCCAATAATATCGGAATCATAATAGGGTTAAAAGAGGGGCAAACAAGGTTAGAGAAGGTGCAGAAGATCAAGGATGAACTTGAAAAGCATGGTAAAAACATCTCTCTTATAGCTTTACATGAAATCACTAATGAGAGATTGACTCAACTACAGAATATAGATGCATTTATTCAAACTGCCTGTCCCAGAATATCTATAGATGGAGAAAAATTCGATAAACCTATTCTGTCAATTCCTCAGGCAGAAGCCTTTATCGAAATTTTAGATGGGAAGGAGTGTAAAAATATCTTTCAAAGTAATAGATGGGTATAAAATGATCTACTTATAAGATCACTTTATAAGTAGATGTTAAGACACCTTATATGATTTTGAAAGCTCACCATTCAAATGTAGAAAAAATGAAGAGAACAATTCCTGGAGATAAACTTGCTGTAATAGAGGAGTTTAATGCTAGTGATGGAGCTTATGTAGATAGAGATACGATTAGGGCATCAAGACTAGGTATGGTTGATCATGACATCAAAAAAAGGGAAATCAAGATAGAACCATTACAAAAGGTAAAAAATATGCCAATGGTTGGGGACAACATTATAGGATTGGTAGAAGTTGTGCAAAGCAATATAGCTAACATAAGAATACATTATATCAATGATAAAAGAGTTACTAGCGGATTTACGGGAATGCTCATGTTAAGGTCTGAGAAATCAAGTAGAAGAAAAGCGACAATATGTAAGCCCGGCGATATAGTCAGAGCAAAGGTTAGGAGTCATGAGAACGCAATTATCCATCTGTCTATAGCCGCCAATGACAGTGGTGTAATATATGCAACATGTAGCTCATGTGGTGAGATTGCTGTAAGGTTTGATAAAAAAATAAAATGTGCTAATTGTGGTTTGATTGAAGAAAGGGAACTTGCATCTGATTTCGGTGAAGTTTCCTTAAAATCATGATTTCACAAAGTAATGGGACGATAGTATAATCTCTTTTATTAAAGAGTGAAAATCTCAATAAACCCCGTATCCTATATCAGAAGATAAGATACTTACTGAAATCTACGCATTAATCGAATAATACCTCTTCTCTTTTTTTGAATTCCAAGAATACGAGTGGGAGAACAACAAGCCATTGAAACGTTGATTAATGAAGTGTTAATGTTTGCGAAGTTTCTAAGAGATGAAATGGATCTTTGGAATCCACGCTAACAATTAGTATTAAGCTATTCGCTAAGAATTAATCTCTTTTTTTAGGTTATCTTTAGATTATTTTTTCTATCTTGTAAAATTTATTTGAAATAGATCTATAAGAGTTCGTTATATGAATTGATAATATATTTACGCGAACTTGCGCTTTGAATTCCTTTACGTATTAAGGAAAAATTACGCTCAACCGATTCTTGGATCTTTTGATACTCGCCTCTTGGACTGAACTCGACTGAGCGTAATTTACCTTTCCTAATGAAGTTCTTGAAGCCATTGGGCTAAAGATGGGGAATAGAGTCAACATTTATGTGGAAGGGTCCAAGATACTCCTTAAGAAAGTAT
The DNA window shown above is from Candidatus Methylarchaceae archaeon HK02M2 and carries:
- a CDS encoding ribonuclease HI family protein, with amino-acid sequence MYSDGASRGNPGPTAIAFMIFNEDGKILKRYSEYIGIKTNNQAEYVALISALESAAYVLTDKEVDCYMDSELVVKHLKGKYKVRNPKLKTLWQKVQKLKQNFHRIDFIHVNRTDV
- a CDS encoding V-type ATP synthase subunit F, with the protein product MRIVAVGKRSFVVGFRLAGVTGVEVKTSEEALKEITKMMQNKEVGLILVSDDIGKPIRNKLTAMRTKQAVPLLYEIPEPGGTLEKIEYRDLLKSMLKMA
- a CDS encoding winged helix-turn-helix domain-containing protein encodes the protein MVGKRIKLSKTETIILYSLFYRGGRAKMSRLMADTNLCTAMFYNYADLLVEKGLIEKGELKSAEPTDELLFTEYRLTPKGKRKIKRIIKRHTPNIILSMISPQQS
- a CDS encoding 50S ribosomal protein L16, with translation MRGKNYRDIKGHAYVRREFISSIPRNKIVKFNMGTFSQDYNLKLELRAKERAQIRHNALEAARIAANKKLSNIVGESYHFQIKVYPHVVLRENKMLAMAGADRLQEGMRRAFGKPVGLAARVEIDSVILEVNSKIEYLKDAKEALKVAASKLPIPTYIKQVLLKQSKKVVKES
- the dph2 gene encoding diphthamide biosynthesis enzyme Dph2, which encodes MIWIDEDKIVSEIEKMKPKIVAFNAPNGLLMKIEELASKIQGLFNLQIITFADPCYGICDTVDNEVEKLGVDIVFHIGHNVAIDKIGKKTILIDALDDIKFDEVLKASITTLMNYKKIGLCTISQHIHQIEIARSFLQKKNLEVIVGKRKGFMKDGQVLGCDFSTAFNIRKSVNAFAFLGQSVFHALGIALSTGKPTFMLDPYYREVSDITPLAVKMSNKAILTLYKALDANNIGIIIGLKEGQTRLEKVQKIKDELEKHGKNISLIALHEITNERLTQLQNIDAFIQTACPRISIDGEKFDKPILSIPQAEAFIEILDGKECKNIFQSNRWV
- a CDS encoding exosome complex RNA-binding protein Csl4, which gives rise to MKRTIPGDKLAVIEEFNASDGAYVDRDTIRASRLGMVDHDIKKREIKIEPLQKVKNMPMVGDNIIGLVEVVQSNIANIRIHYINDKRVTSGFTGMLMLRSEKSSRRKATICKPGDIVRAKVRSHENAIIHLSIAANDSGVIYATCSSCGEIAVRFDKKIKCANCGLIEERELASDFGEVSLKS